Within the Sulfuricurvum sp. genome, the region GGTACAATCGTAGGGGGAAAATCAAAGATGTAGTCCCCGTTTTGGATAAAGGCGATATTCGGGTCGTCTTTGGTAATACGCTCATCATGATGAATCCCCGGATGTTCTTTGGTATAGGGATCTTTAACCCACAGTTTCCCGTCTTGTTCGATCAATTCATAATTCGGGAATGCTTTTTTTGCATATCCGTCCCCTTCACGAGGGTGAAGGTAGAGAACTTTGTCTTTTAAAAAGAGTTCATCGCCTGCGAGCGCGACACAACGTTTGACGTAATGGAGCTGTTGGTTGTTCGGATAGCGAAAAATGACGATATCTCCGCGTTTAGGTTCATCACCGTTTAAAATATGTCCGTCTGTTCCCGGAATCAGGGGAATTTCCAAAAACGGGAGATGGGGAGTCGATATCCCATAAGCAAATTTTTTAGCGAAAAGGTGATCGCCGACAAGGAGGGAGTCTTTCATTGATCCGCTGGGAATACGAAACGCCTGTGCAACGAAGAAAATAACGAATAGGACAATAATGACCGTTCCTGTCCAGGTATTGGAAAAACGGTAGGCGCGATGAGCGGCATGGAATATTTTTTTCTTCATAAGGGGGGTTATTTACTCTCTTCTTTGGCATGAATTTGGGCGGCTTTGAGGGTATTGCTGAGCAACATAGCGATTGTCATCGGTCCGACACCGCCCGGAACCGGGGTGATGTAAGATGTTTTAGGGGCAACGGCATCGTAATCGACATCCCCGACGAGTCGTCCGTCTGGTGCTCGGTTGATACCGATATCGATAATGATGGCATTTTCTCGCACCATGTCCTCTTTGATCAAGTTGATCACCCCTGCACCGACGAGGATAATGTCGGCGGCAAGAGTGTGTTTTTTGAGATCATCTGTAAAAATATGGCAGATTTCGACGGTAGCATTCGCGTTGAGTAAAAGTGCGGCCATCGGTTTTCCGACGATGTTCGAAGCACCGATGACACAGCAGTTTTTTCCTTTCGGATCGATATTATATTCGGCCAAAAGCTCCATAACACCCAGCGGAGTGCACGGAACAAACCCGTCTAACCCCGTAGCAAGACGACCGACGTTATAGGGATGGAATCCATCGACATC harbors:
- the lepB gene encoding signal peptidase I is translated as MKKKIFHAAHRAYRFSNTWTGTVIIVLFVIFFVAQAFRIPSGSMKDSLLVGDHLFAKKFAYGISTPHLPFLEIPLIPGTDGHILNGDEPKRGDIVIFRYPNNQQLHYVKRCVALAGDELFLKDKVLYLHPREGDGYAKKAFPNYELIEQDGKLWVKDPYTKEHPGIHHDERITKDDPNIAFIQNGDYIFDFPPTIVPDKQYFMMGDNRDHSNDSRFWGAVPYGLIEGTPWFVYFSLDADYKVRWDRIGKTPADLEQKGPLSRAIAERIREDANDHELY
- the folD gene encoding bifunctional methylenetetrahydrofolate dehydrogenase/methenyltetrahydrofolate cyclohydrolase FolD, encoding MQILDGKALGQKIEGKVSEGAKELKSLTGRVPGLAVVLVGHDPASQAYVGMKKKACDRAGFYSVTHEMPEDISQEAIIKTIEMMNLNPNIDGILIQLPLPAHIDTTKILEVVAPTKDVDGFHPYNVGRLATGLDGFVPCTPLGVMELLAEYNIDPKGKNCCVIGASNIVGKPMAALLLNANATVEICHIFTDDLKKHTLAADIILVGAGVINLIKEDMVRENAIIIDIGINRAPDGRLVGDVDYDAVAPKTSYITPVPGGVGPMTIAMLLSNTLKAAQIHAKEESK